From Patescibacteria group bacterium, the proteins below share one genomic window:
- the rpmG gene encoding 50S ribosomal protein L33, with protein MPSQDNLIKMECTDCHRVGYYTYKNKRVKVRLELKKHCKFCKKHTMHKETK; from the coding sequence ATGCCCTCACAAGATAATCTCATCAAAATGGAGTGCACGGATTGCCATCGCGTAGGATACTATACTTACAAGAACAAGCGGGTGAAAGTGCGCTTGGAACTCAAGAAGCACTGCAAGTTCTGCAAGAAACACACGATGCATAAGGAGACCAAATGA